The DNA region TTCCTCCAGGTGATAATCATATTCTCCATTCTTTAAAAGTAGTCTTCAATATGTATAGTACCATCATTTATTGACAATGCAGTGTTACATGCAATAAAATATTGCCATTTGCTGCAGAATACAATTCAATCTACAGCATCATATTAtgatgaaattacattttatcctgtatgtatatgttatctgttgtcttttgttctctGCCAGAGGTACAGAGGAAACGAGACAACGTGAGACAACATGTGACAGAAGAGATGTTGGACGAGGAAGTAGTCACCTGCCTCTCTGAGACAGATACCATTTCACTGCTGGACATAGCCAGCACCCTTGAGTCAGAGGATGCTGATGATGCAGACGCTATTAAGTGAGTAAAGTCCTCTGCTTGTTGGTTTCCTTAAATATGAGGCAAGATCTGAAATGCACAACAGGCGATAGGAAGTGGTACTTTATGTCTTTAACTTGGGAACCGCCCGTCACACACTGTACCATATGTTTACTGATGCACTTCAGTTCATGTCGCTCTTTCATGGTTGTAAGAAGCTGTTGGGTTTTTCACCTTGTtcttacagagagagaaacagtcaCTATGTTGAGCTTTGCAAGAACAGAATGGGCAACGATAAGTATGTGACACGATCAATGCAGACATTCAATGGAGcacctaaaaacaaacagatccaGAGCGACACGATTGTCATGGTGGATAAAGGTTAGGCTTAATTATACTCTGTGTACTGTTTTtggttgtgtttatttctggtGGGCAGGTCAGGTTATAGTTTGAGTTTATGATGTAGCTCAAAAAGAAACCTCATCAATAATTAAACACATGTAAACTTGCCAGTGAAGCACTGGTTCAAAAATATTACACTTAAATTTAAGTCTCTAAGTTCAGGTCTGTTTTAGTGAAAAGAAACAGCTCAAACTTCAAATATAATAATCAATTGTTATCGATTCAGATTTGTTATAGTTGACTTTCCAACCTCAGATTGTCACATCACAGTCCACCAAGGCTTCGACATAGAACCAATGCAGGGTTGTTAGTTGTCAGACAGTCAGTTTACATTCTCTCATGTCCAAAGGCATGATTGCTACTATCTGGGGCATCTATGACGCTTTCTGCGACCAAAATGAAACCCCTGAGAGTGAGAAGGTTGACCATCCAGGGAGTACTGTGAACAGCAGCAAAGgtcaagagaagagaggagggaggagcagcagcagctacagcagcagcacagtcgGCACAGGTAACAGTACCTGGGAGAACACTGACTCTGTTAAAGTCCAGTCCTCTGTCCCAGCAAGTGCTTGGGTCTGCAGAGGGctcagaacaacaacaaacctgtCTGTCCTCAAGCATTCATAGTGTTAGATCCCAAACACAGATTCTGCAGTTGATTAATGCTTTGCAGGATTTGACGTGTATCATTGTCTCATATTTCATTTCCTCAGGCAGTACCGTGAGCTCACTGttagaaatggaaatgtgtggCGACAGTTTAAATGCTGAGCCCGACCCACAGATGATCATGTTGTCAGAGTCATTCCAAGACAGCTTATTAGTAATGGAGAGGAGCATCGTGGCAGACGTCTTTCAACCCAAGCTGGCGGCTTATAGACAGCTGCCCATACGAGAGGGTAAACTCAGGTCATCACTGTGTTCTCACATTGTTGGTGCAGGTGCACCCCCCGTAGACTCAGGACCTTTGTCCTTTCTGCTTCTATTACAACTAAACAGTTGGTCAGTTATAAAATGTAAGTGTGTCTGAATAAGTACTGTATACAGACCCTGACAGCACGGTGAAGCCTGAGGCAGAGAGCGAGGAGGGCGAGGAGAGCTCTTCATCTCCAGCTCTGGAACGACTCTGGGCTTTCAGTTGCAAGCTCACCAGAAGATGCAACATTACCAGCATGGCCTGGAACAAGGAGAACCCGGTAACACAGGCCAAAACCCCAAGACAAAGGCAAATTAATGAACAGCAGGGGTTGCTCTTGATTCCACTTAGATTCATGGTGGGCAAACATTGCAGGCTAAATGTCCCACACTTCACTTGGACTTCTCTGTTTGTGCTCTGTACTCTCTGTAAGGATCTGCTGGCTGTGGGACACGGTGACTGGGACTCAAGGAACCAGAAACCAGGGCTGATCTGCTGCTGGTCCCTCAAAAACCCCACGGTATATTTATagatttttgccttttatttcctttcatcATCTTCCAGTGCTCCATCTCAACTCGCTAGTATAACCAAAATTGATTGGTAATAGGAAATATCTGAAATGCTTTTATCTATCATGTATGTTCGAAGTAAGGTTTGACTTGATGGCTGTGATGTGGCTCAGCAGGTAGAGCGGCTCGTCCACTGATCGCAGCGTTGCTGGCTGACTCcttctgtccacatgttgaagtgtcatGTGAAACTGTAAAGTGCTATGACgcagtgtgtgacagtgactGTAAATGTGTCCCCTGTGCAGTGGCCGGAGTGTGTCCTCCACTGTCATAGTTGTGTGACATCCCTGGATTTCTCAGCCAACAACCCCGACCAGCTGGCTGTGGGGATGTACGATGGCACTATCGCCATCTACAATGTCCGGAGTCGCAACAACACGGCATGTATCGCCAACAGCAggtgaggactgtgtgtgtgtgtgtgtgtgtgtgtgtgtgtgtgtgtgtgtgtgtggagggtggaCATGGAAATAAACTCACATTACGTTGAAAGAAAAGGTTATTGGACCAAAcctgttttctgctttcctaatgtttttcttttgtagtGAGTGTTCCAAAAAGCACCTGCATCCAGTGTGGCAGGTCAGCTGGACCAAACAAGGGGTGAGATTATCAGGGGGGGGCCATGTAGAAGCCCTCGTCTCTGTGTCAGCAGATGGCAGGATTACCAAGTGGCTCCTCTGCAGCAATGGTCTTGACTGCATAGGTACTGTAGTCTGAACAGGCTGTGCTGATGTAAGCAGTGTTCAACAGTTTAACACATATGATGATAAAAACTAAACGTAGTAGATTCAGAGGTAAACAGTGACATTGTTACCTGTTGACATAACATTTACTGAAAGATTTTAgtcacaacattttattttagatcaTTTTGTAGCAAAATGGTGTTAATTATTTTTACCCATTTTTTGAAGGCAGTTAGCGAGACAAAACACCACTAAATGTAGTTatgttttttaacagtttaacaaaGATCTGTTGTGAGAATGCTCATGTAAATGATTTGCAGGTTAAACCTGTGTAGCACTGCTCGAACACCATCATTCATTCTGTATCTTTTCTAAAAACGTGTTCTCAGACCTGATGAAGCTAAGGAGGAGTCAAAAGGCTGcaggaaacaagaagaagacaggaaatgttCTGTCAGAAATGACTCCTGGTCTTTGTGTTGACTTCAATCCAACAGTAAGTGGGCCAATCATGGGCTGGTTCTAAGTGAGCCTAGCTGTTCCTTCATCCAGACAGTCAGTATTCACAGGGACAGTTTGAAATGTTGACATTAACCTTTTGTcagcttgtgtgtttctctgactgtgactgtgacttCAGCATACATCACGTACCTCTCCTGGTTTGCTGTCGTCCTGCAGGACTCCAGTATTTATCTG from Enoplosus armatus isolate fEnoArm2 chromosome 6, fEnoArm2.hap1, whole genome shotgun sequence includes:
- the LOC139286203 gene encoding dynein axonemal intermediate chain 4-like, with protein sequence MDQTDLPPPASASVMDQTDPPPPASVMDQTDSPPPDRLSSTSLSHGPDRPSSTSLSHGPDRPSSTSLTLLHQPQPQSWTRQRLSSTSLSHGPDRPSSTSQTFLHQPQSWTRQTLLHQPQSWTRQTLLHPDTWARGVATLPRQLRAVKRLPAASGVTPRPLYPAESKPQRLFLDEMFFSSGSDYSKSTSSFNGPSSSSVMGSSRPSSLSKVTKETADSVPTLDIPVNPPAPCEVQRKRDNVRQHVTEEMLDEEVVTCLSETDTISLLDIASTLESEDADDADAIKERNSHYVELCKNRMGNDKYVTRSMQTFNGAPKNKQIQSDTIVMVDKGMIATIWGIYDAFCDQNETPESEKVDHPGSTVNSSKGQEKRGGRSSSSYSSSTVGTGSTVSSLLEMEMCGDSLNAEPDPQMIMLSESFQDSLLVMERSIVADVFQPKLAAYRQLPIREDPDSTVKPEAESEEGEESSSSPALERLWAFSCKLTRRCNITSMAWNKENPDLLAVGHGDWDSRNQKPGLICCWSLKNPTWPECVLHCHSCVTSLDFSANNPDQLAVGMYDGTIAIYNVRSRNNTACIANSSECSKKHLHPVWQVSWTKQGVRLSGGGHVEALVSVSADGRITKWLLCSNGLDCIDLMKLRRSQKAAGNKKKTGNVLSEMTPGLCVDFNPTDSSIYLTGTWEGLIHKCSFSNSQHFLDTYQKHFCPVNHIEWSPFCSDVFLSCSSDWTIQLWKQDRFTPVLSFTSTQRAVYAVRWSPNWSTIFAAINGRQVEVWDLNSSVLNPTIVHHAAPGVKVTSLLFARGTDCVLVGDSDGQVTVYQLKNLSVREGKQVDILEDIIHSAVSR